In Schistocerca gregaria isolate iqSchGreg1 unplaced genomic scaffold, iqSchGreg1.2 ptg000435l, whole genome shotgun sequence, the following proteins share a genomic window:
- the LOC126311657 gene encoding uncharacterized protein LOC126311657 — MNKLAHGGSYPGRKDDEATILAFCHIRKGATLPYTRQQVSGVPPRAPPVESRESAVPAVAASAGVAPLASTTEEVDVPPAAPLVPKTREEPVATLAAAAEMQDIDLPDANLAEAIAESERRDTDSDAARAPRKRRAMTHDDSDTPSQTSDTARPRKKASRASRPSTTESGTTIAGSSASAASPRPTRRTARAAALQQPTPLPTANAFAGASVDATEDGAAPPVSAQKKPPPIVIQWAGGYKEFQQKLDRAATSATVKTAGRDLYKVTVSSNEEYRAVMDTISRDGLPGRNHRSGGAAPSRKVHPSTSFAAATKGGPSTATARRSELAAGETRQPAAPSPASPGGAANPTPTQSARVAAPRRRRRRAGRATHAAARRTADDTLPQQTTAPRATPQPAADAPRQSSTTELPQPASPVAEAAPAANAAPSATDAAELRDLLGDWKHKTSKPYYQCQATYSWEATSMPKTHCGIAA, encoded by the exons ATGAACAAACTCGCTCACGGGGGTTCCTACCCGGGTCGAAAGGACGACGAGGCGACTATACTCGCCTTCTGTCACATTCGGAAGGGTGCCACTCTGCCGTACACGAGGCAGCAAGTGTCGGGTGTGCCACCGAGAGCCCCGCCGGTTGAATCGCGCGAGTCTGCGGTCCCGGCGGTGGCGGCCTCGGCGGGAGTTGCGCCGCTGGCCTCGACCACTGAAGAGGTCGATGTGCCCCCGGCTGCACCCCTGGTCCCCAAGACACGAGAAGAGCCCGTGGCTACGCTAGCTGCGGCCGCCGAGATGCAGGATATCGACCTGCCTGACGCAAATTTGGCTGAGGCCATTGCCGAGTCAGAGCGCCGTGACACTGACTCTGACGCTGCCCGTGCGCCCAGAAAGCGCCGGGCTATGACGCATGACGACTCCGACACTCCCTCTCAGACGTCCGACACAGCGAGGCCGCGGAAGAAGGCCTCGAGGGCTTCCCGCCCTTCCACCACGGAGTCTGGGACGACTATCGCGGGCTCCTCCGCGAGCGCCGCCTCGCCGAGACCGAC GCGGCGCACTGCCAGGGCTGCTGCGCTGCAGCAACCGACGCCGCTGCCGACCGCCAACGCGTTCGCGGGGGCCAGTGTGGACGCGACTGAAGATGGTGCCGCGCCTCCTGTGTCGGCCCAAAAGAAGCCCCCGCCCATCGTCATCCAATGGGCGGGAGGGTACAAGGAGTTCCAGCAAAAACTAGACAGGGCGGCCACGTCCGCCACTGTCAAGACTGCTGGCCGTGACCTCTACAAGGTCACGGTGTCCTCCAACGAGGAGTACCGCGCGGTGATGGACACCATCTCCAGAGATGGCCTCCC GGGCCGAAACCACCGGAGCGGAGGGGCTGCTCCCTCTCGTAAGGTGCACCCATCCACCAGCTTTGCTGCCGCCACCAAGGGCGGACCATCAACCGCCACCGCCCGACGTTCGGAACTGGCGGCGGGCGAGACGAGGCAACCGGCCGCGCCGTCCCCGGCTTCGCCCGGGGGGGCGGCCAACCCAACACCCACGCAGAGCGCGCGGGTTGCCGCCccgcgcaggcgtcgccggcgcgcGGGCCGGGCCACCCATGCCGCTGCACGCCGGACTGCCGATGACACACTGCCGCAACAGACGACAGCACCTCGTGCTACGCCGCAACCGGCTGCCGACGCTCCGCGGCAGTCGTCTACTACGGAGTTGCCGCAACCGGCCTCCCCAGTGGCGGAGGCCGCCCCAGCGGCCAACGCCGCCCCCTCGGCCACCGATGCAGCCGAGCTCC GCGACCTGCTAGGAGACTGGAAGCACAAGACTTCGAAACCATACTATCAATGCCAGGCAACATATTCCTGGgaggcgacttcaatgccaaaaACACACTGTGGAATAGCCGCCTGA